GAGCGAGATCCTGCTGAAGCGCATGCGCAAGCCGCTGCACGACGTGACGACCGAACTGATCGCGCGGATTTCGGGACGGCCCGTCGACGATCCCGTGACGCGCCTGCGCGCACTGAGCCTGTTCGGCCAGCTGACGGTGTTCCATGTCGCGCAGCGCTCGGCGCTGCAACTGCTTGGGTGGGAGTCGTTCGATGCGCCGCGTGCGGCGCTGCTCGGCGAGACGGTGGCCGACCAGACGCGTTTGCTGCTGCAGCAGTGGCATGCGCAGCGCGGCGCGAACGACCGGCGTACGCGCACGCCGGCGAAGCGTACGGGAAAGCATGACGCCGCCGCGCCGGCCGCAGCCGACGCGCCGCGTGCCCCGACGCGTGCGCGGCGCGCGAAGAAGCCGGACGCGACGTAACGCGCGCTGCGCCGGCGCGCGGCCGGCGCACTAGCGGGCCGCGCTATTGCGCCGGCTTGGGCGCCGACGTCGACGAATCGACCGGCGGCTGTCCGGTCGCGCCGTCGGGCGCGGCGCGTTCGCCGCCGCCGTTTTCATCGCTGCGTTGCCGATCGACGCCGCCATCGCCTTCATCTTCACGCCGCGAACCTGCTGCATACGCGACGAGGCTGCGCTGCGGATCGGCAATGCGGATCCCGCGTTCGCGGAACAGCTGCGCGATGCGGCGATTGAATTCGCGCTGCACGCCCCAGCGCGCGGAATCTCGGCACTGCATCTGCCCGGCCAGCGCGATCGCTGCACCGTCGACCTGATCGACGCCCCAGTAGCTGAAGTCCGACAGAATGCCGTCGCGATACTGCGGATCGTCGCGCAGCGCGGCGCCGATTTCCTTCAGCGTCGCGACCGCGCGGTCGATGTCCTCGCCGTACGCGATGCTGACCTTGACGGCCGCGTTGCCGAGCCCGCGATTCGTGTTGTTCACCGTCGTGACCGAGCTGAACGGAATCGTATAGAGCGACCCGTCGCCGCCGCGCAGCCGCACCGTGCGAATCGACAGGTATTCGACCGTGCCCGACACGCCGGCGAGCGTCACCCAGTCGCCGACCTGCATCGCGTTCTCCATCAGCAGAAAGATGCCGGTGATGAAGTCCTGCACGAGCTTTTGCGAGCCGAAGCCGAGCGCGACGCCGAAGATGCTCGCGCCGGCGAGCAGCGGCCCGACGTTGACGCCGATCTCGCTGAGGCCCGTCAGCACGACGACGAGCGCGATCATCACGAACAGCAGCGTGCGCAGCATGGGCAGCAGCGTGCGCAGCCGCGCGGCGCGCACGAGGTTGCCCTCTCGCGTCCAGCGCTGCAGCCGCCGCTCGATCGCGATGTTCGCCGCTTCCCAGATGACGAGCGCGACCGCGGCCGCGATCGCGATCGTCGCGAGCGCCGACGCGAGCCGATGGCCGATCGTGCCGCTCTCGAACGCGCGGAATACCGGCACGCCCCACACTTGCAGCAGCAGCGCAACCGTCACGATGGCGATGACGGCCGACACGATGCGGCGCAGCAGCGGGTAGTAGCGGTACGCATGCAGATGGACGAGCGTGCGATCGTCGTCGCGTTCGTGGAACAGCCGCGCGAGCGCGCCGAACACGACGATCGACACCATCCGCATGCCGATCAGCACCGCGATCGAGCGGCCGCCGAGCGCGATCAGCACGCGATAGCCGTTATGGACGTCGAGCGCCCACACGAACCACAGCGCCATCACGATGAATACCGCGACGGGCGCCCACGCGTCGGCGAGCGCATTGCAGACGGCCGCGAGCGTCGGCCGGTCGCTCGCGATCGCGCGGATGCGCGCCGCAACGGGGCGACGGCACTGCAGGATCAGCACCGAGATCATCACGTGCGCGACGAGCGCGACCGCCTTCTGCAGCGCGACGTGACCGGCTTCGGTGAGGCCGAGGTTCGCGGCGATCTCGACCGCGGCCGTGCAGGCGCCGACGACGATCACGATCCGCGCGATCGAGCGCTGCGCGAAGGCGGCCCACGCGTCGCTGATGTGCAGCAGCCGCAGCTGATGCGCGTCGGGCTGGAAGAACAGGCGGCTCACGATCGTCACGAGCCGGCCGATCGCGTAGATATCGATCAGCGCGCCGAGCGCGGCCTCGACCGGCGTGCCGTCGTCGGTGACGAACGACATCATCAGCCCGGCGATGCCGACGAACACGAGCAGCGGCACCGAGCGCAGCAAGAGACTTACGATCGCGCGCGGCATCCGGTGCAGCAGCGTCGTGTGACGGCGCGCGTGGCCGCGCCCGCGCGACGACGACGGTGCGGCGTCCGCTGCATCGGGTGGCGGCGTGTCGTGCGGCGGCGCTGCGTCGTCGGGGCGTGCATCGTCGTCCGACGCAGTCTCGCGCGGCGCACCGGCGCGGCGCGCGGCCAACGCGGCGAGCGCGCGGCGCAGCAGCCGTCGCACGAGCCATTCGCCGACGAGTGCCGGGACGAGCACCGCGACGATCAGCCCTAGCGAGCGTGCGAGATCGGCGCGCGCATCGGCACGCCCGAGCGTCTCCTGCCACCACCGGCCGACCGATCCGACCTCGAGCAACGAGCGCAGCGAGTCCCGCAGCGCGTTGCCGATGCCGACGGCCCAGCGCGAACCCTGCCGCACGAGCATCGACGCGAGACCGTTCGACGTCAGCGCGACCGGCGCGGCCGCCGAGGACGCGGCGCTCGCCGGCGCCGCTGCGCTGGCCGGGACGGCCGGCGCGCTCAGTGCGCCGACCGCGGCGATCGCGCGCAGTGTCGTTTCGACCTGTTCGCGCTCGCGCGGACTTTCGAGCACCGCGAGCGCCTGGCGCGCCTGCTGCGGGGTCAGTGCCGGTGCGGCAGCAGATGCCGCCGACGCGGCGGCGGGAGTGGGCGTGGCGGCCTGTGCGGCCGTGACGAAGGCCGCGAGCAGCCAGCCGAGGAGCAAATGTCGCATGAGTGGCATGCGGGCGCGCATCGGCACGCAGCCCGCCGAGCTGGACGATGGACGGAAGTTAACATGATCGCGATCGGAACCGAATAGTTCCGGCGCGCAACGGTCGCAAGACGCGGTCCTGCGGCGTGCGATTCCGAGTCCGCGCGCGATGCGGGGCGGCGTTGCGCTCGATCAAGCCGCGAACGATGTGCACAGAGCGCTGCATTCGCTACGGCAACGGCACATCTGCGATCCGTCGTGGAGCGCTGCACGAAGCGCGGCGAACGGCGCGCCGCACGGTCACCGCTGCGCGTCGTGAAAGACCGGCAGCACGTGCGCCGCGAGTTCCTCCATCACGTCGCGCACCGCGCGTTCGGCGCCGAGATTCAGCGTCACATGATGAACGCCGGCCGCGCGCATGGCTTGCAGGATGCCCGTCAGAGCGTGTCGGCCCGTCGAATAGCCGAGCGGCAGCGCGGCGGGTTGCGCGTCGGGATTCGCGTCGAGCGCGAGCCGCATCGACACGCCGAAGGCACGGAAGGCGGGCGTCGGCAGCCGATCGACGGCCGCGCGCCACATCGAATGACGTGCATGCTGCGTGTCGGGGTCGCGGTGATACGTCATCCAGCCGATCGAATGCCGCGCGATCCAGTCGACGCTTTGTCCGCCCGAGCCGACCGCGAGCAGCGGTACAGGATCGGCGCGATGCGGCAGCAGCTCGAACTCGGGTGCATCGGGCGCGGCGATGTCGGGCAGTACGCGCGACGGCGTTCGGAGCGCCGCCGCGACGACTTCCCAATGTCGGCGATAGCGTTCGCGCCGCGTGTCGGTATCGACGCCGAACGCCGCATATTCGGGCGGCCGGTCGCCGGAGCCGAGCCCGAGGATGAAGCGGCCGTGCGACAGCGTGGCCACCGACAACGCGCCTTTCGCGATATGCAGCGGATGGCGCAGCGGCAGCACGATCGCGCCGCTCGCGAGCGCGATGTCGCGCGTGCGGGACGCGAGGGCGCCGAGCAAGACCCACGGATCGAGATGGCCGACCGGATCCGGATAGTCGGCGCTGTTCAGCGGCACGTCGCGCACCCAGAGCGCGCGAAAGCCGAGCGTGTCGGCGAGCGCGGCCAGTTCGACCTGCTCGTTGAAGTCCGCGACGATATCGCCGCTGCGCAGCAGCGGCAGCGTCAGGCCGATCGACAGCCGTTCCGCGGCGAAGACGCGTGACGCGATGTCGGGGCGGGCGCGGGCGGTCGTAGTCATGGCGTTTCCTCGTTGGCGGCGGGCGGGCGGGCGGGCGAGCGAGCGCAGCGCGTGTGCGTGCGGCACTTATGGTGAGGCGTCGCGCGCGTCGCACGTGTCGGCATGCGCTGCGCCGTCGCCGAATGCTAACGTGTTGCGCGTCGATGCGCAGGCGCCGCATGGCGTCGCGCCCGGCGTCGTGTGGACGGGCATCCGTTCGCGGCATGTCGATGCGTCGTCCGTTGAGGCGGCTGATCGAAATGTGCAGGTCCGCGCGGCGCAATGCGAGAAGCGGGTCCGCTGCCGTGCGCCGTGTCGGCCGATCGTAAGGAAATCGATCGCCGTGCATCGATGCAACGTCGATTGGCCGCCCGTGCGGTGCCGTCGCGCGACGCCGCGGCTTCCGCGGACCGCCCGTTGCACATCGAACCGGCGTCTCGCACGTTTCAGTTTCGTAACGTTCGCGAGCCGCTTGGCCGTGCGATGGCCGCGGCATGCCGCTGCGTACGCCGCACCGCCTTGTGCGGCCGCGCATGGTGCGCTCCTTGCGTGTCGATACGAGCCGCAAGCGCGATCGCCGCCGCACTGTCGACGGCGGCCGCTTCAGGAGGTCGGACGCATCTGAGACGGGGACAACAGAATGAAAACAGATCGCATCGCCACGTACCGTGTCGCAAACATGAATCGCCGACCTGCCCGCGCCTTCGTCTCGCCGCCGATCGCGGCAACGTAGCGCGGCCTTTCGTTCCATCCGGACCGACGGGTTCGTTCTGAACGTGCACGTGTGACGCACGAGGCCGACGGGTGCCGGTCGGCCGTCGGGGACGACCCGCAGGAACGGCCATGGCCGCGCGTACCTCCACAACCGTCATTCCCGCGCGTGCTGCGCGCGCCGCGCGCGCGTGCGCCTGTCATCGCCGCACCTGCCGTTTCCCGGACTCGTCGACGCAGCGTCCGCGTCGCGCAGATCGGCGAGCCGCCGCGCGCGCCGCCGCTCGCTCACCGGCGCGCGCATCGCGCGCGCGATCCCGTCGCAAGGCCAATTGATCCACTACCCCGATGGATCAATTGTTGAAGCGCCCATCCGCCTCCGGCGAATGGGCGTCTTTTTTTGCGGCGGCGCGGCCTGCCCGATCGCGCGGCGTTCGGTATCATGTGCTGGCGCGCCGGCCGATCGCGCCGGTCCACGGCCTGCCGACGCGCGATCCGCCGCCGCCGTCATGAACGATACCGCCTTCCCCGATCCCTCCGTCACCGCCCCCGAGCCGGCCGCGGTCGATGCGCTGCATGCGTTCGTCGAACGTCATCCGCGCCTGCTCGTGCTGACCGGCGCGGGCATCAGTACCGATTCGGGCATTCCCGGCTATCGCGACCGCAACGGCCAGTGGACGCGCTCGCCGCCGATCCAGCTGCACGAATTCCTCGGCTCGGACGTCGCGCGGCGCCGCTACTGGGCGCGCAGCATGATCGGCTGGCCGGTCGTCGGCCGCGCGCAGCCGAACCGCTCGCACACGGCGCTCGCCCGGCTCGGCCGCGCGGGCCGGATCGAACGCCTCGTCACGCAGAACGTCGACGGCCTGCATCAGCGCGCGGGCAGCGTGGACGTGATCGAGCTGCACGGCGGCATTCACGGCGTCACGTGCATCGACTGCGGCGCGCATCACGCGCGCGCGGCGATCCAGGCGCAGCTCGAAGCGGACAATCCGGCGCTGCTCGGCGTACAGGCCGACCCGGCCGCGGACGGCGACGCGCATCTCGAATGGTCGGCACTCGACACGTTTCGCGTCCCCGCGTGCGCGACGTGCGGCGGACTGCTGAAACCGGCCGTGGTGTTTTTCGGCGAAAACGTGCCGCGCGAGCGCGTCGCGCTTGCATCGCAGGCGCTCGATGCGGCCGATGCGCTGCTCGTCGTCGGCTCGTCGCTGATGGTGTATTCCGGCTATCGCTTCTGCCTGTGGGCGCAGGCGCAGCACAAGCCGATCGCCGCGCTGAACCTCGGCCGCACGCGCGCCGATCCGATGCTCGCGCTTAAGGTCGAAGCGCGCTGCGCGCCGGCACTCGAGGCGCTGACCGCGCGGCTCGGGCTGGGGCTGGCGCACGACGACGCGGAGCACGCATCGTGAGCGCGCCGAACCCCGCGACGAATCCGTCCGCCCGACGGTCGGCGCCGGCGGCCGAGCGCAATCGCGGCCCGATCCTCGACGTGCTGCGCCGCGTGCTGCCGGCGCGCGGCCGCGTGCTCGAAGTCGCGAGCGGCACCGGTCAGCACGTCGTCCATTTCGCGCAAGCCTTGCCGGCGCTGCGCTGGCAGCCGAGCGATCCGGACCCGCTCGCGCGCGAGTCGATCGCCGCGTGGATCGCGCACACGGGCGTCGCGAACGTCGACGCGCCACTCGACTTCGACGTGCGCGACCCATCGTGGCCGGCCGCACCGATCGACGCGATCGTCTGCATCAACATGATCCACATCTCGCCGTGGGCGAGCGCGCAGGCGCTGTTTGCCGGCGCCGCGCGCGTGCTGCGGCCGGCCGGCGTACTGTATCTGTATGGTCCGTACCGGCGCGACGGTCGCCACACGGCACCGTCGAACGACGCGTTCGACCTCCAGTTGCGCAGCCGCGACCCGTCCTGGGGCGTCCGCGATCTCGAAACGGTCGTGGCGCTCGGCGCCGATCTCGGCCTCGACTGCACCGAGGTGGTCGAGATGCCGGCCAACAATCTGAGCGTCGTGTTCCGGCGCGTGCCGTGTGCCGACCAATGATGGGCAAGCGCGCACCGCTGCCGGGTTTCCACTATGCTCTCGCCTGTGCGCGATCCGGCTTGGGTCGCGCCCCGTTTTTTCCGGAGAATTGACTAATGGGCAAACAAGCAATCGGTGTGATCGGGCTCGCGGTGATGGGCCGCAATCTCGCACTCAATATCGAGAGCCGCGGTTACGCGGTATCGGTGTACAACCGCAGCCGCGAGAAAACCGACGAACTGATCGCCGAATTCCCCGGCCGCAATCTGGTACCGACCTACACGCTCGAAGAATTCGTCGCGTCGCTCGAAACGCCGCGCCGGATCCTGATGATGGTCAAGGCCGGCGAAGCGACCGATGCGACGATCGCATCGCTGAAGCCGCTGCTCGAGAAGGGCGACGTGCTGATCGACGGCGGCAACACGCACTTTACCGACACGATCCGCCGCAACCAGGAGCTCGCGCAATCGGGTCTGCACTTCATCGGCACCGGCGTGTCGGGCGGCGAGGAAGGCGCGCTGCGCGGCCCGTCGATCATGCCGGGCGGCCAGCGCGACGCGTACGACCTCGTCGAGCCGATCCTCAAGCAGATCGCCGCGAAGGCGCCGTCGGACGGCGAGCCTTGCGTCGCGTACATGGGCCCGGACGGTGCGGGCCACTACGTGAAGATGGTCCACAACGGCATCGAATACGGCGACATGCAGCTGATCGCCGAGAGCTACGCGGTGCTCAAGCACGTCGCGGGCCTCACCAACGACGAGCTCGGCGCGGTGTACACCGAGTGGAACCAGGGCGAACTCGACAGCTATCTGATCGAGATCACGTCGAAGATCTTCGGCAAGAAGGACGACGAAACCGGCCAGCATCTCGTCGACGTGATCCTCGATCGCGCCGCGCAGAAGGGTACCGGCAAGTGGACGAGCCAGAACGCGCTCGATCTCGGCGTGCCGCTGCCGCTGATCACCGAGTCGGTGTTCGCGCGCGTGCTGTCGTCGCTGAAGACGGAGCGCGTCGCGGCGAGCAAGATCCTGTCGGGCCCGGCCGCCGCGCCGTTCGACGGCGATCGCGCCGCGTTCATCGAAGCGGTGCGCCGCGCGCTGTATCTGAGCAAGGTGATCTCGTATGCGCAGGGCTTCGCGCAGCTGCGCACCGCGTCCGAGGAATACGGCTGGAATCTCGACCTCGGGACGATCGCGAAGATCTTCCGCGCGGGCTGCATCATCCGCGCGCGCTTCCTGCAGAAGATCACCGACGCGTACGCGAAGGACCCGGCGCTCGCGAACCTGCTGCTCGACCCGTACTTCCGCGGCATCGCCGAGCAATACCAGGCATCGCTGCGCGAGGTGGTCGTCGCCGCGGTGAAGGCCGGCGTGCCGGTGCCGGCATTTGCGTCGGCGGTCGCGTACTTCGACAGCTATCGTTCCGAACGGCTGCCCGCGAACCTCGTGCAGGCGCAGCGAGACTTCTTCGGCGCGCACACGTTCGAGCGTACCGACAAGCCGGGCAGCTTCCACGCGAACTGGTCGTAACGCGCGGCGAGGGCGGCATTATTGCAAAATTCTATTCCCTGAATAGGGTTTTTCGATCTCGAATCCCGGGATTGTTGGTTCCCGGGAAACAGTGTTTTCGTTCATTCATGGTTTTCCCTAGGTGATCGCGGGACTAAACTCTGTTCCATCGCTGCAGACATGGTGTGTGCGGCGGAGCAAAAAAATCCCGGAGGTCATCATGAAATCGCTGATTGCAACGTTCGCCGCAGCTGCCGTCCTCGCTGTTCCCGCCGTGTCGTTCGCCCAACAAAACGCGCCGGTCACGCGCGCGCAGGTCAAGGCCGAGCTGGCCCAGATCCAGCAGGCCGGCTACAAGCTGGGCAGCGACCGCACCACCTATCCGGAAGGCATCCAGGCTGCGGAAGCGCGTCTGAACCCGCAACAGTCGGTCGCGGCGGCCGACACGACCGGTTACGGCGCACAGCCGGCCGCCCAGCAAGAGTCGGGCGCACCGGCAGCGGCGAAGACCGGCTGGCAGGTCAAGCGCATCGCCGACGGCGCACCGGTTTACAAGGGTCGCTAAGCACAGGGCCGGTCGACGGGACGATCCGTCCGCGGTTCGCAACAGCCCCGGTTCCACCATGGAACCGGGGCTGTTTTCATTGGGGCGCGCGCCGCGTCAGTGCAGCGGCCGGCGTCCGCGCGCGGGGTCGATGAACGGCGCGGCGGCCGGCTCCAGCACGCGCAGCCACGATTCGTCATACCCGCTCAGCGTGTCGAGCGCATCGCGCAGCCGCTCGATCGCCACGGCCGGCAGCTCGACACTGTGGCGCGGCCCGGCCGTCAGGCGGGCGACACTCGCGAGCTGGACGAGGGCGTCGGCCGCCTCGGCCACGTCGGTGGCGGACAGCAGATGGCGGTTCAGTCGTTCGACGATGCCGGTCGCACCGGCGAAATCGTCGGCGTTCAGCTGAACGGACAGAAAGGTCGCGTTATTCATCCTGATCTCCTCGTTGTCGTACGACGGCCTATCGCAGTATAGGCCGTGCGGGCGGCTGGCCGGCGCGGCGCTGCGATCGCGCGGCGGCCGCCGCCGCTCTCCGACGCGCGCCGGCGACCTCGCCGAATCGTCGCGGAACGGCGCGCTGTCGCGGGGCCGACCTCGACAAATGGTATCTTTGCCGCTCGGGACGACGCGAAACAGGCTCCGCTGGCCCGTTCGGCGCAACGTCCCGGAGTGGAAACCGATCGCTGAGAGCGCGGTCGGATACTGGTTGGTTCGGCCCGTCGGCCGGACATCGCGCGTCGCGCGCCGGAGGGCGGCGCGCGGCGCGACGACGCAAATCCGGGAGGTACCTTGAGAAAAACGATTCCCATCCACGATTCCGCGGTGCGCTGGCTGCAGCACGCCGCCTTCCTCGCGGCGGCCGTCGCGCTCGGCGGCTGCACGATGA
The sequence above is a segment of the Burkholderia multivorans ATCC BAA-247 genome. Coding sequences within it:
- a CDS encoding mechanosensitive ion channel domain-containing protein, which translates into the protein MRHLLLGWLLAAFVTAAQAATPTPAAASAASAAAPALTPQQARQALAVLESPREREQVETTLRAIAAVGALSAPAVPASAAAPASAASSAAAPVALTSNGLASMLVRQGSRWAVGIGNALRDSLRSLLEVGSVGRWWQETLGRADARADLARSLGLIVAVLVPALVGEWLVRRLLRRALAALAARRAGAPRETASDDDARPDDAAPPHDTPPPDAADAAPSSSRGRGHARRHTTLLHRMPRAIVSLLLRSVPLLVFVGIAGLMMSFVTDDGTPVEAALGALIDIYAIGRLVTIVSRLFFQPDAHQLRLLHISDAWAAFAQRSIARIVIVVGACTAAVEIAANLGLTEAGHVALQKAVALVAHVMISVLILQCRRPVAARIRAIASDRPTLAAVCNALADAWAPVAVFIVMALWFVWALDVHNGYRVLIALGGRSIAVLIGMRMVSIVVFGALARLFHERDDDRTLVHLHAYRYYPLLRRIVSAVIAIVTVALLLQVWGVPVFRAFESGTIGHRLASALATIAIAAAVALVIWEAANIAIERRLQRWTREGNLVRAARLRTLLPMLRTLLFVMIALVVVLTGLSEIGVNVGPLLAGASIFGVALGFGSQKLVQDFITGIFLLMENAMQVGDWVTLAGVSGTVEYLSIRTVRLRGGDGSLYTIPFSSVTTVNNTNRGLGNAAVKVSIAYGEDIDRAVATLKEIGAALRDDPQYRDGILSDFSYWGVDQVDGAAIALAGQMQCRDSARWGVQREFNRRIAQLFRERGIRIADPQRSLVAYAAGSRREDEGDGGVDRQRSDENGGGERAAPDGATGQPPVDSSTSAPKPAQ
- a CDS encoding LLM class oxidoreductase gives rise to the protein MTTTARARPDIASRVFAAERLSIGLTLPLLRSGDIVADFNEQVELAALADTLGFRALWVRDVPLNSADYPDPVGHLDPWVLLGALASRTRDIALASGAIVLPLRHPLHIAKGALSVATLSHGRFILGLGSGDRPPEYAAFGVDTDTRRERYRRHWEVVAAALRTPSRVLPDIAAPDAPEFELLPHRADPVPLLAVGSGGQSVDWIARHSIGWMTYHRDPDTQHARHSMWRAAVDRLPTPAFRAFGVSMRLALDANPDAQPAALPLGYSTGRHALTGILQAMRAAGVHHVTLNLGAERAVRDVMEELAAHVLPVFHDAQR
- a CDS encoding NAD-dependent protein deacetylase; this encodes MNDTAFPDPSVTAPEPAAVDALHAFVERHPRLLVLTGAGISTDSGIPGYRDRNGQWTRSPPIQLHEFLGSDVARRRYWARSMIGWPVVGRAQPNRSHTALARLGRAGRIERLVTQNVDGLHQRAGSVDVIELHGGIHGVTCIDCGAHHARAAIQAQLEADNPALLGVQADPAADGDAHLEWSALDTFRVPACATCGGLLKPAVVFFGENVPRERVALASQALDAADALLVVGSSLMVYSGYRFCLWAQAQHKPIAALNLGRTRADPMLALKVEARCAPALEALTARLGLGLAHDDAEHAS
- a CDS encoding DUF938 domain-containing protein, which gives rise to MSAPNPATNPSARRSAPAAERNRGPILDVLRRVLPARGRVLEVASGTGQHVVHFAQALPALRWQPSDPDPLARESIAAWIAHTGVANVDAPLDFDVRDPSWPAAPIDAIVCINMIHISPWASAQALFAGAARVLRPAGVLYLYGPYRRDGRHTAPSNDAFDLQLRSRDPSWGVRDLETVVALGADLGLDCTEVVEMPANNLSVVFRRVPCADQ
- the gndA gene encoding NADP-dependent phosphogluconate dehydrogenase, which codes for MGKQAIGVIGLAVMGRNLALNIESRGYAVSVYNRSREKTDELIAEFPGRNLVPTYTLEEFVASLETPRRILMMVKAGEATDATIASLKPLLEKGDVLIDGGNTHFTDTIRRNQELAQSGLHFIGTGVSGGEEGALRGPSIMPGGQRDAYDLVEPILKQIAAKAPSDGEPCVAYMGPDGAGHYVKMVHNGIEYGDMQLIAESYAVLKHVAGLTNDELGAVYTEWNQGELDSYLIEITSKIFGKKDDETGQHLVDVILDRAAQKGTGKWTSQNALDLGVPLPLITESVFARVLSSLKTERVAASKILSGPAAAPFDGDRAAFIEAVRRALYLSKVISYAQGFAQLRTASEEYGWNLDLGTIAKIFRAGCIIRARFLQKITDAYAKDPALANLLLDPYFRGIAEQYQASLREVVVAAVKAGVPVPAFASAVAYFDSYRSERLPANLVQAQRDFFGAHTFERTDKPGSFHANWS
- a CDS encoding DUF4148 domain-containing protein, with amino-acid sequence MKSLIATFAAAAVLAVPAVSFAQQNAPVTRAQVKAELAQIQQAGYKLGSDRTTYPEGIQAAEARLNPQQSVAAADTTGYGAQPAAQQESGAPAAAKTGWQVKRIADGAPVYKGR